One window of the Trifolium pratense cultivar HEN17-A07 linkage group LG2, ARS_RC_1.1, whole genome shotgun sequence genome contains the following:
- the LOC123908219 gene encoding vesicle-associated membrane protein 721-like, whose amino-acid sequence MGQNQKSLIYAFVSRGSVILSEYTEFSGNFNSIAFQCLQKLPASNNKFTYNCDGHTFNYLVDNGYTYCVVADESVGRQVPVAFLERVKDDFVAKYGGGKASTAAPNSLNKDFGPKLKEHMQYCVDHPEEVSKLAKVKAQVSEVKGVMMENIEKVLDRGEKIELLVDKTENLHHQAQDFRNSGTKIRRKMWLQNMKIKLIVLAILIALILIIVLPIVLKNK is encoded by the exons ATGGGACAGAACCAAAAATCTTTGATCTACGCCTTCGTTTCTCGCGGAAGCGTGATTCTCTCTGAATACACCGAATTCAGCGGAAATTTCAACTCGATCGCGTTTCAGTGCCTTCAGAAGCTTCCAGCTTCCAACAACAAATTCACCTACAACTGTGATGGCCACACCTTCAATTACCTCGTCGATAATGGCTACA CCTATTGTGTTGTTGCGGATGAATCTGTTGGAAGACAAGTGCCTGTGGCTTTTCTGGAGCGTGTGAAGGATGATTTTGTTGCGAAATATGGCGGTGGGAAGGCTTCTACAGCTGCACCTAACAGTCTGAATAAGGATTTTGG GCCTAAGTTGAAGGAACATATGCAGTACTGTGTTGATCACCCTGAGGAGGTAAGCAAGCTTGCAAAGGTGAAAGCTCAGGTTTCTGAAGTCAAAGGTGTCATGATGGAGAATATTGAGAAG GTCCTGGACAGGGGGGAAAAGATTGAGCTTCTGGTTGACAAGACTGAGAACCTTCATCACCAG GCACAAGACTTCAGGAACTCGGGGACTAAAATCCGTAGAAAGATGTGGCTGCAAAATATGAAGATAAAGCTGATTGTATTGGCAATTTTGATAGCCCTGATCCTCATAATTGTCCTTCCAATTGTTCTCAAGAATAAATAA
- the LOC123910232 gene encoding glucan endo-1,3-beta-glucosidase-like: protein MATPFHILLLLSTSHLFFQPSSSTTTNSIGVNYGTVADNLPSPSTVATFLKSQTTINRIKIFDTNPDILRAFANTNISVTVTVSNADIPSLTKLPSAQKWITTNILPFHPKTIFNRIAIGNEILATSDKNLIAHILPAMKALHQALTLSNLTHIQISSPHSLGILSSSEPPSAGSFRRGYDRTIFAPILEFHRQTKSPFMVNPYPFFGFAPNRPETLNYALFKPNGGVFDKVTGINYTNMFDAQMDAVYSAMKKLGYDDVELIIGETGWPSLGDPGQPGVSLENAVSYNGNLIKHVNSGKGTPLMPNRTFDTYIFSLFNENLKPTVSEQNYGLFKPDLKPVYDVGVFTQQHQKAMSPASGPTTMGPASEPAVMGPAESPESSNSKKWCVPKMNVSEKALQANIDYVCSNGIDCGPIKNNGTCFKPNSLRSHAAYAMNAYYQKSGHHDSDCDFGHTGVITYTDPSYETCKYPYASTDAGKKVKKPDSGGGDSLKSATSSLRLDDLLFHLQFLICLWFL from the exons ATGGCAACTCCATTTCACATTCTTCTCCTTCTCTCAACTTCCCACCTCTTCTTTCAACCCTCCTCCTCCACCACAACCAACTCTATCGGCGTCAACTACGGCACCGTCGCCGACAACCTCCCATCCCCCTCAACCGTCGCAACTTTTCTCAAATCCCAAACCACCATCAACCGCATAAAAATCTTCGACACAAACCCCGACATCCTCCGTGCCTTCGCAAACACAAACATCTCCGTCACCGTAACCGTTTCCAACGCCGACATCCCTTCACTCACCAAACTACCCTCCGCTCAAAAATGGATAACCACCAACATCCTCCCTTTCCATCCCAAAACCATCTTTAACCGTATCGCCATCGGTAACGAAATTCTCGCAACTTCCGATAAAAACCTCATAGCACACATTCTTCCCGCCATGAAAGCACTTCACCAAGCTCTAACACTTTCAAATCTCACTCACATTCAAATCTCATCTCCTCACTCACTCGGTATTCTATCATCCTCCGAACCACCGAGTGCTGGAAGTTTCCGCCGTGGCTACGACCGTACAATCTTCGCTCCTATTCTTGAGTTTCATCGTCAAACTAAATCTCCTTTTATGGTTAACCCGTATCCGTTTTTCGGTTTCGCACCAAACCGACCCGAAACATTAAACTATGCTTTGTTTAAACCAAACGGTGGCGTTTTTGATAAAGTTACAGGGATAAACTATACAAACATGTTTGATGCTCAAATGGATGCGGTTTATTCGGCGATGAAGAAACTTGGGTATGATGACGTGGAACTGATTATTGGTGAAACGGGTTGGCCTTCTTTGGGTGATCCGGGTCAACCCGGTGTTAGTTTGGAGAATGCGGTTTCTTATAATGGGAATCTTATTAAGCATGTTAATTCTGGAAAAGGGACTCCTTTGATGCCTAATAGAACTTTTGATACTTATATTTTCTCATTGTTTAATGAGAATCTTAAACCTACTGTTTCGGAGCAGAATTATGGGTTGTTTAAACCGGATCTTAAACCGGTTTATGATGTAGGTGTTTTTACCCAACAACATCAAAAG GCAATGAGTCCCGCGTCTGGGCCCACGACAATGGGTCCAGCATCTGAACCCGCAGTTATGGGTCCGGCAGAGTCACCAGAATCGTCTAATTCAAAGAAGTGGTGCGTACCAAAGATGAATGTTAGTGAAAAGGCGTTGCAAGCCAACATTGACTATGTGTGCAGCAATGGGATAGATTGTGGGCCTATAAAGAATAATGGGACGTGCTTTAAGCCCAATTCACTGAGGTCCCATGCGGCCTACGCCATGAACGCATATTATCAGAAATCTGGCCACCATGATTCGGACTGTGATTTTGGACACACTGGAGTCATTACTTACACAGACCCTA GTTATGAGACGTGCAAGTATCCATATGCATCTACAGATGCAGGGAAAAAAGTTAAAAAGCCCGATTCAGGTGGTGGTGACTCACTCAAATCTGCCACTTCAAGCCTTAGATTAGATGACTTATTatttcatcttcaatttcttaTTTGTCTATGGTTTCTCTAA